The Culex pipiens pallens isolate TS chromosome 2, TS_CPP_V2, whole genome shotgun sequence DNA window gtactatcctagGTCCCAACCTAatacccacattgtgatagtgaaaaagtcacagaggcagcggtgtcttgtgcaattgtgatattttcactatcggagaactacctggttcacgaagacagcttatcggtcaacgcttaagccctggggctgcggcaaagcgagttctcgtagcatgaagtggtgtccatagtgcttataaaaaagaatttatacccaaattttaactaatgcactaggatcaaatcatgccccttgactttacaaggcccagggaagacctttagttgctgagatattgcaatgcaaagtttaaaaaacaggaaaattgatgttttctaagtctcatccaaacagcccaccatttttcaatgtcgatatctcagcaactaacggtccgattttcaatgttaatatatgaaacatttgtgaaattttccgatcttttcgaaaacaatattttctaaattttcaaatcaagactaacatttcaaaaaggccaaacattcaatattacgcccttttaaaatgttagtcttgatttgaaaattttgaaaatattgttttcgaaaaaatcggaaaatttcacaaatgtttcatattttaacattgaaaatcggaccattagttgctgagatatcgacattgaaaaatggtgggctgtttggatgagacttagaaaacatcaattttcctgtttttaaacctttgcactgcaatatctcagcaactaaaggtcgtatcaacaaagtccgaagaagcaaaatatagagaattttctcagcttttaaaaaatatttttttcaaaagtgggcaaacatgtgcactaatttaaaaaatggaaaactgcgactattttgaaaaaagttacatcaaaatggctttaacttgaaaacgatgcactttatcaaaatttcattaaagtactttttgattgcaaattcaattttacatcgaaaaatgaagttgaaaaatttttgcgaccaaaatttcgattttttgaaaaaatcagtattgtttaaaaaattcataactcggtcaaagattttttgcacagcctggaaatttctgaaaagttggcattttatgtcctctaaaacatatcaaaaaataaaaaaaattaaaaatagtgtttttttgtaaatcaagttttagtgataaaaagttaaataaaaaaatcaccaaattttttttaccgtgtattatttttttccagtgtagtccgtgtccatacctacaactttgccgaagaaaccaaatcgatcaaaaaattccttcaaaagatacagatttttgaattttcacatatcatttttgtatggacagctgccaaatttgtacggaaaattatatggacaaactaatgatgcaaaatggcttctttgggcataccgaaggcaccaaaaaagtttcagtcggattaaaaaatacaaaaaaaaaatcgaatgaccgaaatcctagagaactgctcatgtgtCATCTAACAACCTGACAGAAATGTATCTTGatgaaagtgaaaaagtaaaGAAGGCTCAACGACCGAGCTGGGGCTGTTAGTCACTCCGAGTAAAGTTGGTGACCTACCGCCGGAATCGATCGACATCACGAGCGGGAACCTTCCGCCGAGCGTTAAGCTCGCCGACACAAAGTTCAATGCAGCAGGCCCGATAGTTGGGTGCGGGATTATTCTGGAACCTGATAAAGGCAGGCACAATCATGCTGGCGGAGAACCTACTCTCGCTCCGAAAAGGGACGTTGGGATGCGTAGTCCAGCATGCGGTAGAAGTTCGGAGTGGAAGAGGAATTTAAAAGACCTTACATTATTCCATGTACTAAAGTCATGTTTCGCCTGTATCCGGATGGAAAAATGGGGAAAAATTTACGAATAAAGTCCACTCGATTGACGGAAAACCCGAAGGCTGTGCTGGCCAACGAAGCACACTTCAGTCTACCATCATGCTCTGTCTTTGTGCTGAAGAAGTGGCAATACCATTCAAAACGCTTGGATGATCTGATGATTCAGCTTCAGCTCCTGATATCGGGATGTTCCACGAAGTATTGATGCTCCATAAGCTTGGAAACTAACAAGCATCATTTTGGCGTAAGTGCAGAAAACCGCAGCAAAGGAGTCTTCGAAGCCGGGAGCAAGGGAGAACAGAACGCGAAGAATGCAATGAATACACCGAAAGTCACTATTTAACCAAGTGTCATGCAGGAGTATTTTAAAGAGTTGCTTTTACGCCTGTTGGTCGAAGACATATTACACGTTCACGATAGTCGACATTCACGTCGGTGATCGGGAAGCGCATTTTTGTAAGATTTTCCTGAgccatttaaaaactaacatttttgagaatatcTTGCGCTATCACAAACTTTGCATTCTAAACATTTACATATAACCATAccgttttcaatacttttttttctgttgctgGTGAAAACCAACCAAATATCTACTTCACAATGTCGAGCTACAATCTACCGGCGTCGAAAACCGCGCTACTCAAGccttcaaaatatccaaaacaCGTTCATTTCACAGTTTCACACTCGAAAACGGGGGGAAGGGTTTTAGGAGAAGCTTAAAATGACTTTACATATTGTACCTGCACGGGCTGGTTGGCGATCACCAGGTTGCGCATCGCATGCTGGTTGTTctggttctgctgctgctgctgctgctgttgggctTGCTGTTGCGCCTGTTGCTGCTGCagttggtgctgctgctgggcgGCTTGCTGCTGTGCCTGCTGTTGGGCCTGCTGCTGCGCTTGCTGCTGggcttgctgttgctgctgctgctggaccaGCGCTTCCTGGTTGGTTTGTTGGATCTACAAAATTTAAGGGGGTTTAGATAACTCTGGGTTTGAATCAGTTTTTCAAGCCGTTCTCACCACAACAAGCTGCTGtccctgctgctgttgctgggcGGCTGCGCCGCCACCACCCCCGCGTTGGTTCTGCTCCAGATGTTGACGCTGGTGCAGCATCAGGTGGTTCTTCTGGAAGAACGCCTTACCGCACTCGCACACGTGCGTCCGCACGGTGCAGCCTCCGTTCGGGTGGCGTCGGTTGTGCAGCAGCAGCCCGTGCTTGGCGGCGAAGCCCTTGCCGCAGTGGCCACAGTAGTGGGACTTGGGCTTGGCCTGCGCCACCACTACGGTTTGCTGGTGCTGCTGAACCTGTTGCTGGACCTGTTGggtttgttgctgctgctgctgaaccaCCTGAACTTGGTgggtttgctgctgctgctgcacctgTTGGTGGTGCTGAACCTGCTGTTGGGGTGGGCTCTGCGGCTGGATGGTTTGCTGAACCACCTGGCCGGAGGAGGTGATTATTTGTACTGGAACGGGAGACGATTGCATTACAGGGTTGGTTGTGACCACCGTCGTGCCACCTCCTATTAATGAATATTCTAATGGTTATTagaatgcagattttttttcattaagttGTTAGATGTGGGTGCGTGTGTGAGGGTAACGTAAGAAGCGTCAGGAAGCACAAACGATTAGGTGAGTTGTGTTGGTTTTTGGatagtgtgtgcgtgtgtgcaacatgaaaattgagaaaaagaaacaaaaattatgaGAATGAAGAAATCGTCATGTATTAAGAAAATAATTTATGTTACAAAATCATAATAAAAGCACAAACTACTGATGTTAAATGAACTACAAATCATAAGAGAAACTCTAAACCTAAGATGGGGAATGGAtctagaaaaaaaggaaaaccctAAATTTCCATGTTTGTCAAAtcggatgaaactttgtgtacGCGTTCCTTAATCTCcctaacaattttgaaaaccagCAATTTAAAGAGGTTTGTTGAAAGGTTATTGTCTAGAGACCCAATCGATCTATCATTTTGTTGTCCTAACAGCCGGCTATCCCTGGCGCTTTCCAGACTACCTCAATCTCGCTCAGCGTAGGTAAACTAGTGTTAACCACTACTGTTCTTAACCGGAATGCTTGTTTTCGTCCTGGCATCACACAAGCGTCGCGAGATATCATAGAGGAGGCACAtgtcagcattttttttattcttaacttatttttattaggtcattttaggtgctgtgaccaggttaggaccaaGGATCGGTAAACAACTAACATATAACAAGAACAAAAACATCTCCTTATCCTCCGTACttcgagatcatgtaactgacgagggttacttggtccaagcgggtcttgcaggttttgaacctgccgatgtactcggagaaaatgccccacagctcagccgaactgtagagcacctccccggcttcctcctccgtagctccaccgtctcgggaaccactgcttcctgcgggtcgagggcgatccttcgattttccgtccagaactgcgcccggcagcggcgGGAACTCTGCCGGCGTGAACGCCGATACTGCTGGTATCTGCTTCACCGCCTTCCGTACCAACGGTTTTGGTTCCGATGCTTGCTGTCGCCGCTGGATGAAATCCGCACGcctggggcagctgcggtccgtggcttcgtgggcttgAGAGCAGTTGGCATACCGCTTCGGCTGGGCTTCCTGGACttcgcactcgtccgtcttgtggagACCCCCACAGATAgtgcacctccccttgaggtgacagttcgtggttccatgacccagctgcaagcagttcctgcactgggtcacgtttgGTCGCTttttccggtaggcctcccaccggatgtgaaATCTTCTCAAGCGCTTGATTTCACTAAGTTGCTTTAGGTTGGAAGAGGCGAACTCTCCTTTTCTCCTGATGACGTGCACCTCCACAGCATCCAGGTTTTGCTATTCCTTGAGATTCTTCTAGACGTATTCAGGTGAAGCCGGTGCAAGTCCTCTGACGACGACGCGGAGTTGCCGCTCGCTTCGTTTCTCGTGGGTATAGAACCCCACTTTGTTCGCAATCAAGTGAGCCCTCACGGTTTCAAAACACTCCTGGGAGATTTGATCTCGAACGGAGTCAGCTTGTAAGTTGGCTTGGTTGTGCACGAAGACATTACACTCCTCAGCTTGACGTAGCTCGTATTCTTTACCACCAGAGGTGGTGGTTTTCTTGGCCATTGgaacctgggtgcagaatagtggttcgcaaagcggcctcaatttagaactgccaaagcggaaccaatttactgttcgcaaaatgataCCATGAAGTgggaagtattgtaatcgatctataatttattttgattttataattaatttatatttgagatattcaaagtcaacaaatcttaagaagagggttgaaatcaagattggcataattcgtcgctaacatttcaataataattttaaaattttagcgacggattttcaaaaattatgaatggcacctgccaaataatattgaataatcttactccgatattatcactgcgcatcaaagatacataatctcggaactttCATTCGGTTCctcttctgattcacaaaatttcacccacttctgacgcaatttttcgtcacgtggaaaacaaaacagaactcttttggccgcccatcgtttattctacgaacaaaaaaagcgcgaagcacttaatgtttcagcaaaaactcaaaagatccaaaatgtttcaaaacaagtcatttCAGCAGCAAacaatatgtcacgcttgagcttgaacatagccttctaccttgtttatgtttacagctgtggtGCAGTTGTAGTAGTGATTAGCAGtagggagcattcgaaaattacgttacgcattctgtcttttcagcacccagattgGAACCATTGGAACGGGCGGGACGCCTTCTTTCCCGGCTGGGTTAccattgttgtttttgttgttgttgagaagATTATTCTCCCCTTTTCCTTCTCCGACGACAGCTCCGGTGACCTCAGgggacttcttccgcttccgatttccGGGGATGAGCTGAAAATCATCCGTCTCGGAggtctcttccacctccatccgtcaaacaactcAAGGCACGCAACGTTGCCTCTCGAAGCTGTAGGTAGTCGAGTGCCGGATATCACCTTTAGGGATGTTGTCAACCTGTGGAATCTTCACTCCGGTCAGCACGTCCGCTCCGGTCAGCACGTCCGCTCCATACTGCGATCCAATTTCGTTTGACATTTGCTCTCTCGCTCCTGTCTGTTCGTTCATCTGACAGTTCTCTCCGCTTACACGCTGAACTTGGTTTACTCATTTTATGTGTAGGTACTACTCTTGGAATAACTCATAACTCAACACTTCCCACTTAGCTGGCTGTAAAACTCCTCCTTCTCCTTCGGCAACGTCGATTGGCCCGTAAACTTGAACAAAGGTTTGGTTCCCAACCGGCGTCCTGAACCTGGCCACGATTATCCGCTCACTTACCGGCTTCCACGTTCGGACTCCCCGTACCCGATTGATACGTTGAGCGTTTTTGCTTCGCAAGTCAAAGAACATCAGAGCCTGTCCGGTAGACGTATATTCTGCTGAGTTCGGCCAACGGACTTTGCTGAGTCCCAAGATTTCCAGCATAACTCGAGCTACATCTCTCTTCCTAGCGTTTCCAACTTACCCAACTGGGCAACCGTCAGTACATTCCATGTTCCTATCCGTGTCCGTGTTTTCATGCTTAGGGTCGTTCCATTCCTCTAGTCTGGTATCTTCTTTTGCGGTTTCAGTAGTCCACGGTCTGcattttttgtggaaaagttACCCAAAGCTTAAGAATACTGAATACTTTGgatactttcgtaaattttcctTGTTATTCTGGTCATGTCAAAGACATAACCACCAgcaactcttttttttatttagagctCAAATCGACCTCATGAACATTCACTGTTCTTTAAATATATCAAGGTTGATTTAAGCCCCAAATTGAAAAGAGTTGCTGGTGGTTATGCCATTGGCATGACCAGAAtaacaaagaaaatttaaaaagtcaaaaatacCTGAGTGTAGTAAATTTTCTATCTCGATTTTCTATTACAATGAAATATGAAGCTGAAAAATTTCTTTCATCACTAAAGAAAGCGttcacaaagtttcatccaattaaaaaaaatgcgttttttctaCAGAACTACCCTGGCGTCATGGAAGctacaaaatcataaaaaaaatataaaaatcataaaaccaaaTGAAATATGCTACAACTCAAATGAACTCAAACAGAACGAGCGTGCGTCCTTCCAGTGCTCTAAGTACACTTCATCTGCCGTACCTTGGTTGACGGCCGGGAACAGATGGCCGGGGATGGCCGCGGTCAGCGCGCACAGGTCCGTCATCAGGCTCTTGTCGCCGGTGTGCAGCCGCAGGTGAAGCGCCAACGCTTCCCGGCTGTTGAAGGCACTGCCACACTCGCGGCACGCGTACTGTGGCCGCGGCGACGTCTCCGGCGAGCTCTGGCCGGTCGAGATGGTCGTGATGATGTTGCCGGTGTTGACGTCCTGcacctgctgttgctgctggtggTGCTGCTGAATCTGCTGCACCTCGATGTGCTGCTGCTGGGCCTGCTGTTGCGCTTGTTGTTGGGCCTGCTGTTGGGCTTGCTGTTGAGCCTGCTGTTGGGCGGCCTGCTGGGCGGCGGCTTGCTGCTGAGCTGCCTGCTGGGCGGCGGCCTGTTGTtgggcctgctgctgctgctgctgggcgtttgTCGTGACCACGGTGTTGGTGGTGATGATGGTCGTGTTGGACGAGTTCGGGTTGACGCCGCCGTGCGTTAACCGGTTGTGCGCGTTCAGCTCGGACTTGGTGCGGAAGCCTTCGCCGCACGCGATGCACGGGAACGGCTGGTCGCCGGTGTGGATTCTCATGTGCGCCGCCAGCGTCCTCTTCTGCAGGAACTCCTTACCGCACAGCGTACACGAGTGCGGAATGCGCCCGTGCAGCTTGCCGTGGTTCACCAGCTGGAACTT harbors:
- the LOC120419588 gene encoding zinc finger protein 189 isoform X6, with the translated sequence MCAAQTNPPSSFNYTWGFADNSRTESVVEISPNINYTVTDASMPYLQLPDGASIIVQKDAKGTITHANKGVRRMIVVNDPSALQQGGAQRIITTSGTTVAQHPAAKKHEVINQSNSALANGIIDSKAKILTTTSGGGGGSSAATAFMSPLGPIQLTAEECNDILMKRAAAAVAANNQHAITTNTEGHHAAIAVQVQKVIQGLEEGEDSQATTSTHQLKIEPTLSISPKLEAVEIDYNEYVQQESDTPTPNVVPKERPYSCDQCGKSFLLKHHLTTHARVHTVGERPHVCVHCGKDFAHKHCLNTHLLLHSTDRPYQCQECKKSFTLKHHLLTHSRVHSRERPFVCQECGRSFPLKRHLVTHSKFHAGERPYVCEDCGESFAQKEHLVMHSRFHGSVNPFVCPDCGATFPRKFQLVNHGKLHGRIPHSCTLCGKEFLQKRTLAAHMRIHTGDQPFPCIACGEGFRTKSELNAHNRLTHGGVNPNSSNTTIITTNTVVTTNAQQQQQQAQQQAAAQQAAQQQAAAQQAAQQQAQQQAQQQAQQQAQQQAQQQHIEVQQIQQHHQQQQQVQDVNTGNIITTISTGQSSPETSPRPQYACRECGSAFNSREALALHLRLHTGDKSLMTDLCALTAAIPGHLFPAVNQEYSLIGGGTTVVTTNPVMQSSPVPVQIITSSGQVVQQTIQPQSPPQQQVQHHQQVQQQQQTHQVQVVQQQQQQTQQVQQQVQQHQQTVVVAQAKPKSHYCGHCGKGFAAKHGLLLHNRRHPNGGCTVRTHVCECGKAFFQKNHLMLHQRQHLEQNQRGGGGGAAAQQQQQGQQLVVIQQTNQEALVQQQQQQQAQQQAQQQAQQQAQQQAAQQQHQLQQQQAQQQAQQQQQQQQNQNNQHAMRNLVIANQPVQVLESNTAQVIKYEIIHDSSRQSNVE
- the LOC120419588 gene encoding zinc finger protein 189 isoform X4 — its product is MCAAQTNPPSSFNYTWGFADNSRTESVVEISPNINYTVTDASMPYLQLPDGASIIVQKDAKGTITHANKGVRRMIVVNDPSALQQGGAQRIITTSGTTVAQHPAAKKHEVINQSNSALANGIIDSKAKILTTTSGGGGGSSAATAFMSPLGPIQLTAEECNDILMKRAAAAVAANNQHAITTNTEGHHAAIAVQVQKVIQGLEEGEDSQATTSTHQLKIEPTLSISPKLEAVEIDYNEYVQQESDTPTPNVVPKERPYSCDQCGKSFLLKHHLTTHARVHTVGERPHVCVHCGKDFAHKHCLNTHLLLHSTDRPYQCQECKKSFTLKHHLLTHSRVHSRERPFVCQECGRSFPLKRHLVTHSKFHAGERPYVCEDCGESFAQKEHLVMHSRFHGSVNPFVCPDCGATFPRKFQLVNHGKLHGRIPHSCTLCGKEFLQKRTLAAHMRIHTGDQPFPCIACGEGFRTKSELNAHNRLTHGGVNPNSSNTTIITTNTVVTTNAQQQQQQAQQQAAAQQAAQQQAAAQQAAQQQAQQQAQQQAQQQAQQQAQQQHIEVQQIQQHHQQQQQVQDVNTGNIITTISTGQSSPETSPRPQYACRECGSAFNSREALALHLRLHTGDKSLMTDLCALTAAIPGHLFPAVNQEYSLIGGGTTVVTTNPVMQSSPVPVQIITSSGQVVQQTIQPQSPPQQQVQHHQQVQQQQQTHQVQVVQQQQQQTQQVQQQVQQHQQTVVVAQAKPKSHYCGHCGKGFAAKHGLLLHNRRHPNGGCTVRTHVCECGKAFFQKNHLMLHQRQHLEQNQRGGGGGAAAQQQQQGQQLVVIQQTNQEALVQQQQQQQAQQQAQQQAQQQAQQQAAQQQHQLQQQQAQQQAQQQQQQQQNQNNQHAMRNLVIANQPVQVQVLESNTAQVIKYEIIHDSSRQSNVE
- the LOC120419588 gene encoding zinc finger protein 17 isoform X10; translated protein: MLPDGASIIVQKDAKGTITHANKGVRRMIVVNDPSALQQGGAQRIITTSGTTVAQHPAAKKHEVINQSNSALANGIIDSKAKILTTTSGGGGGSSAATAFMSPLGPIQLTAEECNDILMKRAAAAVAANNQHAITTNTEGHHAAIAVQVQKVIQGLEEGEDSQATTSTHQLKIEPTLSISPKLEAVEIDYNEYVQQESDTPTPNVVPKERPYSCDQCGKSFLLKHHLTTHARVHTVGERPHVCVHCGKDFAHKHCLNTHLLLHSTDRPYQCQECKKSFTLKHHLLTHSRVHSRERPFVCQECGRSFPLKRHLVTHSKFHAGERPYVCEDCGESFAQKEHLVMHSRFHGSVNPFVCPDCGATFPRKFQLVNHGKLHGRIPHSCTLCGKEFLQKRTLAAHMRIHTGDQPFPCIACGEGFRTKSELNAHNRLTHGGVNPNSSNTTIITTNTVVTTNAQQQQQQAQQQAAAQQAAQQQAAAQQAAQQQAQQQAQQQAQQQAQQQAQQQHIEVQQIQQHHQQQQQVQDVNTGNIITTISTGQSSPETSPRPQYACRECGSAFNSREALALHLRLHTGDKSLMTDLCALTAAIPGHLFPAVNQEYSLIGGGTTVVTTNPVMQSSPVPVQIITSSGQVVQQTIQPQSPPQQQVQHHQQVQQQQQTHQVQVVQQQQQQTQQVQQQVQQHQQTVVVAQAKPKSHYCGHCGKGFAAKHGLLLHNRRHPNGGCTVRTHVCECGKAFFQKNHLMLHQRQHLEQNQRGGGGGAAAQQQQQGQQLVVIQQTNQEALVQQQQQQQAQQQAQQQAQQQAQQQAAQQQHQLQQQQAQQQAQQQQQQQQNQNNQHAMRNLVIANQPVQVQYVQVLESNTAQVIKYEIIHDSSRQSNVE